From Hydractinia symbiolongicarpus strain clone_291-10 chromosome 11, HSymV2.1, whole genome shotgun sequence, the proteins below share one genomic window:
- the LOC130614765 gene encoding charged multivesicular body protein 1a-like, with amino-acid sequence MEDTLFQLKFASKQLERASKKCEKEQKVQQAKIKKALQQKNVEGAKIYAENAIRKKNESLNYLRMASRVDAVSSRVQTGVMMKGLTKTMGTAVKGLDKALASMDLEKVSAIMEKFEKQAEHMDVHTSVMEDTMGAATTLTTPQNQVDSLIHQVAEENGLEVMDQLAELQPGSSTLEAPKATTQESKDTELDRRLAALRN; translated from the exons ataCATTGTTTCAACTAAAA TTTGCATCCAAACAGTTAGAACGAGCATCAAAGAAATGCGAAAAGGAACAAAAAGTACaacaagcaaaaataaaaaag gcACTACAACAGAAGAATGTAGAGGGTGCGAAAATTTACGCTGAAAATGCGATTAGAAAGAAAAACGAGTCATTGAATTACTTACGAATGGCTTCCCGAGTTGATGCGGTTTCATCAAGAGTTCAGACTGGAGTGATGATGAAAGGG ctAACTAAAACGATGGGTACAGCCGTCAAAGGATTAGACAAAGCTCTAGCCTCAATGGATTTGGAGAAG GTTTCTGCAATTATGGAGAAGTTCGAAAAACAAGCCGAACATATGGACGTTCATACTTCG GTTATGGAAGACACCATGGGAGCTGCAACTACTCTCACCACACCACAAAACCAG GTCGACTCATTAATACACCAGGTGGCCGAAGAAAACGGTCTTGAAGTCATGGACCAACTGGCTGAGTTACAGCCTGGTTCGTCCACACTTGAAGCACCTAAAGCTACTACGCAGGAGAGCAAAGATACTGAACTGGACCGAAG gttGGCTGCCCTAAGAAATTAA
- the LOC130614763 gene encoding enhancer of filamentation 1-like isoform X2 produces MTLLAKALYDNLADAPDELSFRKGDIVTVIEQDVDGLVGWWLCLLHGRQGIVPGNRVKVIPPVELDEFEKDSKKRSSYETDEFSDGVDFADGGGHNYDVLPAPVKATTSIHSPLSIKDMFDIPYKNDKNVLGEVYDVPKAQSNEELYDKPKNTTSPVQEIYDFPRPASAQEIYDVPKSSETTSTTQTLYNVPTQSSIAAQQSLLSPDNQELYDVPNKTGSVLDMEKLMGEIYDSPFNADTNVNTIKRSPLNSKNSTPRNSMNSPASFVQHKRQSQELYDVPKRASAEIYDTPNSVGGNTTSLSAMSATEPYDAPKVNKDGFKTVFQEVYDVPVSNTLKRPTPANKPMPPNSQTLPKGFSPRNAQPARSTRLQEIYDIPTTALNRSSPSTPVLERKLLDDVYDSPKSIDVRSSTPQDGNSLMQTPEIYDVPPPSNVEVNKEIYDTPKNNTISRDEIYDVPSSHNLNDVMADVTPAYSNHRKGNRQNDTFLPVGSLEDDYVDYHDIWSKEPPKDLLRAHTQGVSAKELSPPVSPGDAAKKRFSGEQKKSILDQINFEAVKELQMTTNEAADRLSKLHLAVDTCVTTLIAYCRENWLDISVLKTTIQPIRDFSGKLKTALRLLTEFGLGTLVNTTKNINGEILMDKLIGEVEPLLESYYKVKICLMHLDTNNWSVPDIRQSSNEKFFATLNAIMILSQRIPDQCRGFSLSVQNNLNELFVPSPVEAITKQIGALSTDSRTSSLKPNVSEQRVPSLEDLRKETAGRRQQARDTGTATLQRPVPRLPPKPTLPNQRRSLAGVIDPPESPRFSLANRGIGHIERLVTDYVPENSRQKKYASDPATPSYADGQKTMWGGSCPILLDRNSAAAYSPLRTTESMSSSSSVGASIPEENIEIKQTNTEQFGRNYPSDSNILSPVLTPLHTRSASLPWDDRLKNAFAYEDTGPKSPPLSPLDHRDIESLEFFCRQVESQVMLLRESMKNLTEAVENRDEPVVFVSHSKFIILTAHKVVHGGQEILGRLKNPEIKMKLKNGSAHLTVCIRGVVASTKTAALEYPEPSAMMEMISSVLALGDAVRILHSECRRALNS; encoded by the exons ATG ACTTTGTTAGCGAAGGCTTTATACGACAATCTAGCTGATGCTCCCGATGAGTTAAGCTTTCGAAAGGGCGATATTGTGACAGTGATCGAGCAAGATGTCGACGGGCTGGTTGGGTGGTGGTTATGTCTTCTTCACGGCAGGCAAGGTATCGTGCCTGGAAACAGGGTAAAGGTCATCCCTCCTGTAGAGTTGGACGAGTTTGAAAAAGACAGTAAAAAACGGAGTTCGTATGAAACTGATGAATTTTCTGACGGCGTTGATTTTGCCGATGGCGGTGGACATAATTATGACGTACTTCCCGCGCCAGTTAAAGCGACCACTAGCATCCACTCTCCTTTAAGCATAAAGGATATGTTTGATATACCttacaaaaatgataaaaacgtCTTAGGAGAAGTGTACGACGTACCAAAGGCTCAGTCAAACGAAGAACTTTACGATAAGCCGAAAAATACTACGAGCCCTGTGCAGGAAATTTACGACTTTCCAAGACCGGCCAGCGCGCAAGAGATTTACGACGTACCAAAGTCAAGCGAAACGACGAGCACAACGCAAACACTTTACAATGTACCCACTCAATCAAGCATTGCTGCTCAGCAAAGCTTATTAAGTCCGGATAACCAGGAACTATACGACGTCCCCAATAAGACCGGTAGTGTGCTGGATATGGAGAAACTAATGGGAGAGATATACGACTCTCCTTTTAACGCTGACACCAACGTCAACACGATCAAGCGTTCTCCGCTAAACAGCAAAAACTCAACACCGCGAAACAGTATGAACTCCCCTGCTAGCTTCGTACAACACAAGCGGCAGTCTCAGGAGCTCTACGATGTGCCAAAAAGAGCATCTGCAGAAATATATGACACTCCCAATTCAGTTGGCGGTAACACCACTTCGCTCTCCGCAATGTCAGCAACCGAACCGTACGATGCACCAAAAGTCAATAAAGACGGTTTCAAGACTGTATTTCAGGAGGTTTACGACGTGCCCGTCTCGAATACTCTAAAAAGGCCAACACCTGCCAATAAACCAATGCCACCTAATTCGCAGACACTCCCAAAAGGTTTTAGCCCTAGAAATGCTCAGCCCGCCCGAAGTACTCGTTTACAAGAAATATACGACATTCCAACAACAGCTCTGAACAGGTCTTCGCCTAGCACACCCGTGCTGGAGCGCAAGTTGCTCGACGATGTGTACGACTCCCCGAAATCGATCGACGTCAGAAGCTCGACGCCGCAGGACGGAAATAGTTTAATGCAGACGCCGGAGATTTACGATGTTCCACCACCCTCCAACGTAGAGGTGAATAAGGAGATATACGATACACCGAAAAATAACACTATTTCGAGAGACGAGATTTACGATGTTCCGTCCTCTCACAACCTGAACGACGTGATGGCTGATGTGACGCCAGCGTACAGTAATCATCGCAAAGGAAATCGTCAGAACGATACATTTCTGCCAGTTGGTTCACTCGAAGACGACTACGTGGATTATCATGATATATGGAGCAAAGAGCCGCCCAAGGATTTATTGCGCGCCCACACTCAG GGAGTATCTGCAAAGGAGCTCAGTCCTCCAGTTTCCCCCGGTGATGCGGCAAAGAAGCGATTTAGCGGTGAACAGAAAAAGTCGATATTGGACCAAATCAACTTTGAAGCCGTAAAGGAGCTTCAAATGACAACCAATGAAGCGGCGGACAGACTTTCTAAACTTCATTTAGCTGTCGATACTTGTGTTACCACGCTCATAGCTTATTGTAGGGAAAACTGGCTCGATATTTCGGTGTTAAAAACGACCATACAGCCAATACGCGATTTTTCAGGAAAATTAAAAACGGCCCTTCGTTTGTTGACAGAATTCGGACTGGGAACACTTGTCAACACAACGAAAAATATAAACGGAGAAATTTTAATGGATAAGTTAATTGGTGAGGTGGAGCCGTTGTTAGAATCGTATTACAAGGTCAAAATTTGTCTGATGCACTTAGATACTAATAACTGGTCAGTGCCAGACATTCGACAAAGTTCAAACGAAAAGTTCTTCGCGACTTTAAACGCCATTATGATTTTATCACAACGCATTCCTGATCAGTGTCGTGGTTTCAGTTTGTCAGTGCAGAACAATCTGAATGAGCTATTCGTACCCTCCCCTGTTGAAGCCATAACCAAGCAAATCGGTGCCTTGTCAACAGACTCGAGAACATCGTCCTTAAAGCCGAACGTTTCTGAGCAGCGTGTACCGTCGTTGGAGGATTTACGTAAAGAAACAGCTGGGCGAAGACAACAAGCTCGAGACACTGGCACAGCAACATTGCAACGTCCTGTTCCGCGCTTGCCACCGAAACCAACATTACCGAACCAACGAAGATCTCTGGCTGGAGTAATAGACCCACCCGAGTCGCCGCGTTTCTCGTTGGCAAATCGCGGTATCGGTCATATAGAACGACTTGTTACTGATTACGTTCCCGAAAATTCTCGGCAGAAAAAATACGCGTCAGATCCAGCTACACCCTCCTACGCAGATGGACAAAAAACAATGTGGGGTGGTAGCTGTCCCATTCTCCTGGATCGAAATTCTGCGGCAGCATACAGCCCGCTCCGCACGACTGAGTCTATGTCCAGCTCCTCGTCAGTAGGAGCTAGCATACCAGAGGAAAATATCGAAATTAAACAGACTAATACGGAACAATTCGGGAGAAATTACCCATCGGACTCAAACATATTATCGCCAGTTTTGACGCCGCTCCACACGCGCTCCGCTTCGTTGCCATGGGACGATAGGTTGAAAAACGCGTTCGCATATGAAGATACTGGTCCGAAGTCGCCTCCGCTGTCTCCATTAGATCATCGCGACATCGAGTCGTTGGAGTTCTTTTGTCGGCAAGTCGAATCGCAAGTCATGTTGTTGAGGGAGTCGATGAAAAATTTAACTGAAGCGGTGGAGAATCGTGACGAGCCCGTTGTCTTTGTGTCGCACTCGAAATTTATTATACTTACAGCACACAAGGTTGTGCACGGTGGACAAGAAATACTGGGCAGACTGAAAAATccagaaataaaaatgaaacttAAAAATGGCTCCGCCCATTTGACTGTATGCATACGGGGCGTGGTCGCATCTACTAAGACGGCTGCTTTAGAATATCCTGAACCAAGTGCCATGATGGAAATGATCAGTTCTGTACTAGCACTTGGCGATGCAGTTCGTATACTACACAGTGAATGCAGAAGAGCCTTAAATTCATAG
- the LOC130614763 gene encoding enhancer of filamentation 1-like isoform X1: MGWHTKKREKSLKKEKERKNIINEQNIIKTSNNNNSAIQCSDLELNGHEIQTLLAKALYDNLADAPDELSFRKGDIVTVIEQDVDGLVGWWLCLLHGRQGIVPGNRVKVIPPVELDEFEKDSKKRSSYETDEFSDGVDFADGGGHNYDVLPAPVKATTSIHSPLSIKDMFDIPYKNDKNVLGEVYDVPKAQSNEELYDKPKNTTSPVQEIYDFPRPASAQEIYDVPKSSETTSTTQTLYNVPTQSSIAAQQSLLSPDNQELYDVPNKTGSVLDMEKLMGEIYDSPFNADTNVNTIKRSPLNSKNSTPRNSMNSPASFVQHKRQSQELYDVPKRASAEIYDTPNSVGGNTTSLSAMSATEPYDAPKVNKDGFKTVFQEVYDVPVSNTLKRPTPANKPMPPNSQTLPKGFSPRNAQPARSTRLQEIYDIPTTALNRSSPSTPVLERKLLDDVYDSPKSIDVRSSTPQDGNSLMQTPEIYDVPPPSNVEVNKEIYDTPKNNTISRDEIYDVPSSHNLNDVMADVTPAYSNHRKGNRQNDTFLPVGSLEDDYVDYHDIWSKEPPKDLLRAHTQGVSAKELSPPVSPGDAAKKRFSGEQKKSILDQINFEAVKELQMTTNEAADRLSKLHLAVDTCVTTLIAYCRENWLDISVLKTTIQPIRDFSGKLKTALRLLTEFGLGTLVNTTKNINGEILMDKLIGEVEPLLESYYKVKICLMHLDTNNWSVPDIRQSSNEKFFATLNAIMILSQRIPDQCRGFSLSVQNNLNELFVPSPVEAITKQIGALSTDSRTSSLKPNVSEQRVPSLEDLRKETAGRRQQARDTGTATLQRPVPRLPPKPTLPNQRRSLAGVIDPPESPRFSLANRGIGHIERLVTDYVPENSRQKKYASDPATPSYADGQKTMWGGSCPILLDRNSAAAYSPLRTTESMSSSSSVGASIPEENIEIKQTNTEQFGRNYPSDSNILSPVLTPLHTRSASLPWDDRLKNAFAYEDTGPKSPPLSPLDHRDIESLEFFCRQVESQVMLLRESMKNLTEAVENRDEPVVFVSHSKFIILTAHKVVHGGQEILGRLKNPEIKMKLKNGSAHLTVCIRGVVASTKTAALEYPEPSAMMEMISSVLALGDAVRILHSECRRALNS; this comes from the exons ATGGGTTGGCACACTAAGAAACGAGAGAAATCtctgaagaaagaaaaagaacggAAAAATATTATCAACGAACAAAACATCATTAAAACttccaataataataatagtgcGATACAATGTTCTGATCTGGAGTTAAATGGTCACGAAATACAG ACTTTGTTAGCGAAGGCTTTATACGACAATCTAGCTGATGCTCCCGATGAGTTAAGCTTTCGAAAGGGCGATATTGTGACAGTGATCGAGCAAGATGTCGACGGGCTGGTTGGGTGGTGGTTATGTCTTCTTCACGGCAGGCAAGGTATCGTGCCTGGAAACAGGGTAAAGGTCATCCCTCCTGTAGAGTTGGACGAGTTTGAAAAAGACAGTAAAAAACGGAGTTCGTATGAAACTGATGAATTTTCTGACGGCGTTGATTTTGCCGATGGCGGTGGACATAATTATGACGTACTTCCCGCGCCAGTTAAAGCGACCACTAGCATCCACTCTCCTTTAAGCATAAAGGATATGTTTGATATACCttacaaaaatgataaaaacgtCTTAGGAGAAGTGTACGACGTACCAAAGGCTCAGTCAAACGAAGAACTTTACGATAAGCCGAAAAATACTACGAGCCCTGTGCAGGAAATTTACGACTTTCCAAGACCGGCCAGCGCGCAAGAGATTTACGACGTACCAAAGTCAAGCGAAACGACGAGCACAACGCAAACACTTTACAATGTACCCACTCAATCAAGCATTGCTGCTCAGCAAAGCTTATTAAGTCCGGATAACCAGGAACTATACGACGTCCCCAATAAGACCGGTAGTGTGCTGGATATGGAGAAACTAATGGGAGAGATATACGACTCTCCTTTTAACGCTGACACCAACGTCAACACGATCAAGCGTTCTCCGCTAAACAGCAAAAACTCAACACCGCGAAACAGTATGAACTCCCCTGCTAGCTTCGTACAACACAAGCGGCAGTCTCAGGAGCTCTACGATGTGCCAAAAAGAGCATCTGCAGAAATATATGACACTCCCAATTCAGTTGGCGGTAACACCACTTCGCTCTCCGCAATGTCAGCAACCGAACCGTACGATGCACCAAAAGTCAATAAAGACGGTTTCAAGACTGTATTTCAGGAGGTTTACGACGTGCCCGTCTCGAATACTCTAAAAAGGCCAACACCTGCCAATAAACCAATGCCACCTAATTCGCAGACACTCCCAAAAGGTTTTAGCCCTAGAAATGCTCAGCCCGCCCGAAGTACTCGTTTACAAGAAATATACGACATTCCAACAACAGCTCTGAACAGGTCTTCGCCTAGCACACCCGTGCTGGAGCGCAAGTTGCTCGACGATGTGTACGACTCCCCGAAATCGATCGACGTCAGAAGCTCGACGCCGCAGGACGGAAATAGTTTAATGCAGACGCCGGAGATTTACGATGTTCCACCACCCTCCAACGTAGAGGTGAATAAGGAGATATACGATACACCGAAAAATAACACTATTTCGAGAGACGAGATTTACGATGTTCCGTCCTCTCACAACCTGAACGACGTGATGGCTGATGTGACGCCAGCGTACAGTAATCATCGCAAAGGAAATCGTCAGAACGATACATTTCTGCCAGTTGGTTCACTCGAAGACGACTACGTGGATTATCATGATATATGGAGCAAAGAGCCGCCCAAGGATTTATTGCGCGCCCACACTCAG GGAGTATCTGCAAAGGAGCTCAGTCCTCCAGTTTCCCCCGGTGATGCGGCAAAGAAGCGATTTAGCGGTGAACAGAAAAAGTCGATATTGGACCAAATCAACTTTGAAGCCGTAAAGGAGCTTCAAATGACAACCAATGAAGCGGCGGACAGACTTTCTAAACTTCATTTAGCTGTCGATACTTGTGTTACCACGCTCATAGCTTATTGTAGGGAAAACTGGCTCGATATTTCGGTGTTAAAAACGACCATACAGCCAATACGCGATTTTTCAGGAAAATTAAAAACGGCCCTTCGTTTGTTGACAGAATTCGGACTGGGAACACTTGTCAACACAACGAAAAATATAAACGGAGAAATTTTAATGGATAAGTTAATTGGTGAGGTGGAGCCGTTGTTAGAATCGTATTACAAGGTCAAAATTTGTCTGATGCACTTAGATACTAATAACTGGTCAGTGCCAGACATTCGACAAAGTTCAAACGAAAAGTTCTTCGCGACTTTAAACGCCATTATGATTTTATCACAACGCATTCCTGATCAGTGTCGTGGTTTCAGTTTGTCAGTGCAGAACAATCTGAATGAGCTATTCGTACCCTCCCCTGTTGAAGCCATAACCAAGCAAATCGGTGCCTTGTCAACAGACTCGAGAACATCGTCCTTAAAGCCGAACGTTTCTGAGCAGCGTGTACCGTCGTTGGAGGATTTACGTAAAGAAACAGCTGGGCGAAGACAACAAGCTCGAGACACTGGCACAGCAACATTGCAACGTCCTGTTCCGCGCTTGCCACCGAAACCAACATTACCGAACCAACGAAGATCTCTGGCTGGAGTAATAGACCCACCCGAGTCGCCGCGTTTCTCGTTGGCAAATCGCGGTATCGGTCATATAGAACGACTTGTTACTGATTACGTTCCCGAAAATTCTCGGCAGAAAAAATACGCGTCAGATCCAGCTACACCCTCCTACGCAGATGGACAAAAAACAATGTGGGGTGGTAGCTGTCCCATTCTCCTGGATCGAAATTCTGCGGCAGCATACAGCCCGCTCCGCACGACTGAGTCTATGTCCAGCTCCTCGTCAGTAGGAGCTAGCATACCAGAGGAAAATATCGAAATTAAACAGACTAATACGGAACAATTCGGGAGAAATTACCCATCGGACTCAAACATATTATCGCCAGTTTTGACGCCGCTCCACACGCGCTCCGCTTCGTTGCCATGGGACGATAGGTTGAAAAACGCGTTCGCATATGAAGATACTGGTCCGAAGTCGCCTCCGCTGTCTCCATTAGATCATCGCGACATCGAGTCGTTGGAGTTCTTTTGTCGGCAAGTCGAATCGCAAGTCATGTTGTTGAGGGAGTCGATGAAAAATTTAACTGAAGCGGTGGAGAATCGTGACGAGCCCGTTGTCTTTGTGTCGCACTCGAAATTTATTATACTTACAGCACACAAGGTTGTGCACGGTGGACAAGAAATACTGGGCAGACTGAAAAATccagaaataaaaatgaaacttAAAAATGGCTCCGCCCATTTGACTGTATGCATACGGGGCGTGGTCGCATCTACTAAGACGGCTGCTTTAGAATATCCTGAACCAAGTGCCATGATGGAAATGATCAGTTCTGTACTAGCACTTGGCGATGCAGTTCGTATACTACACAGTGAATGCAGAAGAGCCTTAAATTCATAG
- the LOC130613392 gene encoding leucine-rich repeat-containing protein 15-like encodes MLTLHILSFVVAQLLSNQVQSCPLACFCYGRRVHCGKKVSLTKSDLERIGQTISRNITTFVLENYNEDTIILKSFPVLPTVKEFIIENSNLSEIPKNLYTKMPLLTFFGSRNNKINILKKEQFLGFSKLVNITIQGELKIIEGGAFSQLPNLKKLELSKNKLTVLTSRSFSNLENLEFLYLRQNHISTIQDSAFFNLKKLTVLNLFGNKIKHISTRTFDGSTKLQHLQLAGNPLKRRQEYKIIRALPFSRKGVCCTKEYVGEKCQTKIGTMSINGKSKVIIPLVGSFLALLQRIFGNTERLRKQNDDSCFSVYFAKLL; translated from the exons ATGTTAACATTGCATATATTGTCATTTGTCGTTGCACAACTTCTTTCCAACCAAGTACAATCATGTCCATTGGCTTGTTTCTGTTATGGGAGAAGAGTTCACTGCGGGAAGAAGGTATCATTAACAAAATCTGATTTAGAAAGAATTGGACAGACCATATCAAGAAATATCACAACGTTCGTATTGGAAAACTATAACGAAGATACTATTATCCTGAAATCATTTCCCGTTTTACCCACAGTAAAAGAATTTATTATAGAAAACAGCAATTTGTCTGAAATACCTAAAAACCTGTATACTAAGATGCCATTGCTGACTTTTTTTGGCTCgagaaataacaaaattaatattcTGAAGAAAGAGCAATTTCTAGGTTTTAGCAAATTAGTTAATATAACTATACAAGGCGAGTTAAAGATTATTGAAGGCGGTGCTTTCTCCCAGCTACCAAACTTGAAGAAGCTAGAACTATCCAAAAATAAACTTACAGTATTAACCTCTAGATCATTTTCGAATCTCGAAAATTTAGAATTTCTCTATCTTCGTCAAAACCACATATCAACAATCCAAGATTCTGCATTTTTTAATCTGAAAAAACTAACTGTATTGAATTTGtttggaaataaaataaaacatatatcaACAAGAACATTTGATGGTTCCACAAAATTACAGCATCTCCAATTGGCAGGAAATCCTTTG AAACGTAGACAAGAATATAAGATTATCAGGGCGTTGCCATTTTCCAGAAAGGGCGTATG CTGCACAAAAGAGTATGTTGGTGAGAAATGTCAAACGAAGATAGGTACAATGTCAATCAATGGAAAGTCCAAAGTTATAATACCATTAGTTGGATCATTTTTAGCACTACTG CAACGAATCTTTGGTAACACGGAGAGACTTCGAAAGCAAAACGATGACAGTTGTTTTAGCGTgtattttgcaaaattattaTGA
- the LOC130613393 gene encoding slit homolog 3 protein-like produces the protein MMTMLSLQLRLLVVAQLLLNNVQACPLLCSCNGGKVDCGETVLTKADLKKIGQTISKNTKELIFRYYKEDIMVLKSFPILTKLTSFSIKSSSLTEIPDGLSSKMPLLRSFISRRNKIRIIRKDQFLGLNSLAKVTIKHGLKVIEGGAFSRLPNLTRIEVSNNNLTVLTSRSFSNLKNLKFLYLRHNHIAKIQDSAFFNLKKLIVLNLFKNKIKHLSTKAFNGLPSLSRLKLTHNPLVCDCKFYTMLQGLKNAKRDIKLNGTCYLPTPLITVPIWKFTIANKSQCTICDLTSPCLNNAQCVSRNSTHFYCNCTKEYFGEKCQTKIGTMQSNGKSKFIIPLVGSFLALLWQVTFVYFK, from the exons ATGATGACAATGCTGTCACTACAATTACGGTTACTTGTCGTTGCACAACTTCTTCTTAATAACGTGCAAGCATGTCCATTGCTGTGTTCATGTAATGGGGGAAAAGTTGATTGTGGCGAAACTGTATTAACAAAagctgatttaaaaaaaattggacagACTATATCAAAAAATACTAAAGAACTCATATTTCGATATTATAAAGAAGATATTATGGTGCTGAAATCATTCCCCATCTTAACAAAATTAACATCTTTTTCGATAAAAAGCAGCAGTTTGACTGAAATCCCTGATGGTTTGTCTAGTAAGATGCCATTGCTGAGGTCCTTCATCTCAAGACGCAACAAAATTAGAATTATCCGAAAAGATCAATTTCTCGGTTTGAACAGTTTAGCTAAAGTAACTATAAAACATGGATTGAAGGTCATTGAAGGCGGTGCTTTCTCTCGGCTACCAAACTTGACTAGAATAGAAGTGTCAAATAATAATCTAACAGTATTAACCTCTAGATCATTCTCAAATctcaaaaatctaaaatttctctATCTTCGCCATAACCACATAGCAAAAATCCAAGACtctgcattttttaatttgaaaaaactaaTTGTATTGaacttgtttaaaaataaaattaaacatcTATCAACAAAAGCGTTTAATGGTCTTCCAAGCCTATCGCGTTTGAAATTAACACACAATCCTTTAGTGTGTGATTGCAAATTTTATACGATGCTACAAGGTCTGAAGAATGCAAAAAGGGATATAAAACTTAACGGAACATGTTACCTTCCAACACCACTCATTACTGTGCCGATCTGGAAATTTACCATCGCTAACAAAAGTCAATGCACAATCTGTGATTTAACTTCTCCCTGTTTAAACAATGCTCAATGTGTTTCACGCAATAGCACCCATTTTTATTGTAACTGCACAAAAGAGTATTTTGGTGAGAAATGTCAAACGAAGATAGGTACAATGCAAAGCAATGGAAAGTCCAAGTTTATAATACCATTAGTTGGATCATTTTTAGCACTACTG TGGCAAGTcacatttgtttattttaaatga